A DNA window from Pogona vitticeps strain Pit_001003342236 chromosome 2, PviZW2.1, whole genome shotgun sequence contains the following coding sequences:
- the LOC110070108 gene encoding zinc finger protein RFP — translation MAAGGDPLRDLCEEATCAICLDYFKDPVTIQCGHNFCQACLARCWGKSEQEAPCPQCRVAVQPRSLIPNRPLANFVEILTRKLSLQGVKGVPAAAEERKRGSCEKHQEPLKLFCQDDQALICVVCDRAKEHRDHQVVPLEEAAQEYQDLICRWLKNLRSERESILASKFATEKEYQDLLMKADAERGKAVAEFRQLHQFLEEHEKLLLAQVKELEKVIVRRRDEHLTKLTKKLSSLGDLIQNMEEKRQQSAEELLLDIRGTLQGIELRGKFENPGGLPPELTEMISEVSNLKTFLANVMKQFKELNVELEGFHKKIENVMGNMGELQMEETDNWTPSKVQRIKPGGLSSGAQLQKANVTLDPDTAFPRLILSADCKSVRWGKKYQDLPKNPERFHLCPFVLGREGFSAGRHFWEVLVGSEEEWAVGVAKKSVKRKGPLNISSEEGIWAVGKSEGKYKAYYPPRYTPLSLKGDLKRIRVCLDYDGACVSFDDADTGATFCKFSEASFSGEILHPFFRVFLDGYLRISPSGSQADFTSLV, via the exons atggctgcAGGAGGAGATCCCCTCCGGGATCTCTGCGAGGAAGCCACCTGCGCCATCTGCCTGGATTATTTCAAGGATCCGGTCACCATCCAGTGCGGGCACAATTTTTGCCAAGCCTGCCTGGCTCGTTGTTGGGGGAAATCGGAGCAAGAGGCTCCCTGCCCTCAGTGTAGAGTCGCCGTTCAGCCCCGGAGCCTCATTCCCAACCGGCCCCTGGCCAACTTCGTGGAGATCCTCACCAGGAAGCTCAGTCTTCAGGGGGTCAAGGGGGTGCCGGCCGCCGccgaggaaaggaaaaggggatccTGCGAGAAGCACCAGGAGCCCCTCAAGCTTTTCTGCCAGGACGACCAAGCCCTGATCTGCGTGGTTTGCGACCGAGCCAAAGAGCACCGAGATCACCAGGTGGTTCCTCTGGAGGAGGCCGCCCAGGAGTACCAG GATCTGATCTGTCGTTGGTTGAAGAACCTgaggagtgagagagagagcattttggCATCTAAATTCGCCACAGAAAAGGAATATCAAGACCTGCTT ATGAAAGCAGACGCAGAGAGGGGAAAGGCAGTGGCTGAGTTCAGGCAGCTACATCAGTTTCTGGAAGAACACGAGAAGCTTCTGCTGGCCCAGGTTAAAGAACTGGAGAAAGTCATTGTAAGGAGAAGGGATGAGCACCTCACCAAACTCACCAAGAAGCTCTCCTCTCTTGGCGATCTGATCCAGAATATGGAAGAGAAACGCCAACAGTCCGCAGAGGAGCTCCTGCTG GATATCAGAGGGACTTTGCAGGG GATTGAGCTGAGAGGGAAGTTTGAGAACCCTGGAGGTTTGCCTCCTGAGCTGACGGAGATGATCTCAGAAGTCTCTAACTTAAAAACCTTCCTTGCAAATGTCATGAAGCAATTCAAAG AGTTAAATGTGGAGCTGGAAGGCTTCCATAAAAAGATAGAAAATGTAATGGGAAACATGGGAGAGTTACAGATGGAAGAGACGGACAACTGGACCCCTTCTAAAGTTCAAAGGATAAAGCCAG GTGGTCTTTCCTCTGGAGCTCAGCTGCAGAAAG CAAATGTAACTTTGGATCCCGACACAGCTTTTCCCCGGCTCATCCTATCTGCGGACTGTAAAAGCGTGAGATGGGGAAAGAAATATCAAGATCTCCCCAAGAATCCGGAGAGATTTCACCTCTGCCCTTTCGTGCTGGGACGTGAAGGATTCTCAGCAGGCAGACATTTCTGGGAAGTCCTTGTGGGAAGTGAGGAAGAGTGGGCAGTAGGGGTTGCCAAAAAGTCTGTCAAGAGAAAAGGCCCCCTTAACATAAGCTCTGAGGAAGGGATTTGGGCTGTAGGGAAGTCAGAGGGTAAGTACAAGGCCTATTACCCTCCTCGTTACACTCCTTTGTCCCTGAAGGGGGACCTCAAGAGGATTCGGGTGTGTCTGGACTATGACGGGGCCTGTGTGTCTTTTGATGATGCTGATACAGGGGCCACCTTTTGTAAATTCTCCGAAGCCTCGTTCTCAGGAGAAATCCTCCATCCTTTCTTTCGTGTGTTCTTAGATGGCTACCTCAGAATCTCTCCTTCAGGCAGCCAAGCTGACTTTACAAGCTTGGTATGA
- the LOC144587545 gene encoding uncharacterized protein LOC144587545 yields MVHKAVHTGEKPYKCQECGKHFSQNSHLVTHQAVHTGEKPYRCLECGKCFIQNSHLVTHQKVHTGEKPYKCQVCGKCFAQNSHLVAHQAVYAGEKPYKCQMGEKCFPCSSQLVSHQRVHVAEKPHKCLECENCFPCNSQLAAHQRIHSENNPHKYHLTIAMVKPFF; encoded by the coding sequence ATGGTACATAAGGCAGTCCATACAggtgaaaaaccatataaatgtcaggagtgtggaaaacATTTCTCTCAGAATTCTCACCTTGTGACACATCAGGCAGTAcatacgggagagaaaccgtacagatgcctggagtgtgggaaatgctttattCAGAATTCACACCTTGTGACACATCAGaaagtccacactggagagaaaccatataaatgccaggtGTGCGGGAAATGTTTTGCCCAAAATTCGCACCTTGTGGCACATCAGGCTGTCTatgcaggagagaaaccatacaaatgccaaatgGGTGAGAAATGTTTTCCTTGCAGTTCACAGCTAGTATCCCACCAGAGAGTTCACGTGGcagagaaaccacacaaatgcctggagtgtgagAACTGTTTCCCTTGCAATTCTCAACTTGCAGCCCATCAGAGAATCCACTCAGAAAACAACCCACACAAATACCATTTAACTATTGCAATGGTGAAACCATTTTTTTGA